The nucleotide window TCGATCTCGGCCACCGGCTGGCCCTTCTTCACGCGCTGGCCCAGCTCGACGAACAGCGTCTTCACCTGGCCCGACACCTGCGCGCCCACGCTCACCTGCTTGAAGGCCTGTACCGTGCCCGTGGCCAGCACGGCGTCCTCCAGATCGCCGCGCGTGGCGGTGGCGGTGACGAAGCGCGGCGCGGGCGGCGCCGAGAAGAACAGCAGCTTGGCGCCGATGGCGGCCGCGGCCAGCACGGCCGCCAGGGCGGCGATGCGCGCCGGGGTGAAGGACTTGCGGGTCAGGGGCATGGTGCGAAGGAGGAGGGCGAACAAAGCCAGGACGCCCGGAGTGTGCCAAGGCCGCGCGGACAGGCTGTGGCGCAGGGGTAAAGTTCCGGTAAACCCCTGGGGTTTACCCGTGTGCCCTGGCGGGCCGCAGCCCCAGCACGCGGCCTGCGAGCTGCGTGAGCTCGCGCACCACGGCGTCGGGCGGCAGGCGCCCGTCGGGCCGGTACCAGGCGTACAGAAAGCCGGGCAGGCTGCAGGCCGCCTGGGCCGTGATGCGCGTCTCGCCGAAGTCGAAGGTCCCGGCGCGGCGCCCCTCTTCGAGCAGCGCGCACAACTGTGCGTAGAAGTGGTTGGCCAGGCGCTTTTGCGCGGCCAGGTACTCCGGCCGGTACACCTGCGGCTCGCGGTAGGGAAAGAAGGCCGCAGGGTAGTGCGCGATGGTCGCGCGGATGAGCCGCTCCAGCCCCTCCATCACCTTCTCGTGCGCGGGCCGCGCGTCGTCCGGCGCGAAATCCATGGCCGTGAAGCAGGCCACCGCGGGGCGCCAGGACAGCACCTCGAAGATGTCGCGCTTGTCGCGGAAGTAGTAGTACACGTAGGGCTTGGTCACCCCCAGCGCCTGCACGATCTGCTCCATCGTGGTGTGGGCGTAGCCTTGGGCGGCGAACAGGCCCTGCGCCACCTGCAGGATGCGTTCGCGCTTGGCGTCCGAGCCCGGCGTGGCGGTCCGCTGGCGCCCCCGGGCGGGCGCCGGGCGGGCCGGAGTGTCTGGCCTGGCGCCAGGTGTCGCGTTGGTTATACCCATAGGTATGATTGTTCTACCAAACGGTATATGCTGGCAAGGCCATGGCACGGCGCCGCGCGGGCGGCACCGGCGCCCGCGGCGGCAGAACACCTCCAGGAGACAAGGCCATGAACGCTTTCGCACCGGCGCAGGACGCGCCGGCCTCGCCCTACGCCCCCGCCGTGCCCTTGCACGACCTGCTGCGCCAGCACGCGCGCGCCACGCCCGGGCGGGCCGCGTACCTCTGGTACGGGCGCGCCATCACCTGGGCCGAGCTGGACGCCGCGAGCGACGCCTTCGCCGCCCGGCTGCAGGCGCTGGGCGTGCGCCCGGGCGAGCCCGTGGCCCTGTTCATGAACAACTGCCCGCAGTACCTGATGGCGCACTACGGCATCCAGAAGATGGGCGCCATCGTGTGCCCGTGCGGCCCGCTGAACAAGGAGCACGAACTCGGCCACCAGCTCGGCGACCTGGGCGCGCGCGTCATCGTCGCGGCCGACACCTTGCTGCCGGTGGTGGAGAAGGTGCGCGCCTCCACCGCGCTGGCGCACGTGTTCGTGGTGCGCCATGCCGACTGGCTGCCCGAGGGGGCGCCGGCCATCGACGTTCCCGCCGAACTGCTGGCCCAGCAGGGTGCGGCGGCGCCCGTGCCCGCGGGGTGCGAGGACTTCCGCGCCGTGGTGCAGGCCGGCGGGCAGCCGCGGCCCGTGGCCATCGGCCTGGACGACGTGGCCCTCATGACCTACACCTCCGGCACCACCGGGCTGCCCAAGGGCGCGATGCTGAGCTACGCCAACGCGCACTTCAAGACCGCCGCGTCGGCGCTGTGCAACGACGTGCAGGCCAGCGACGTGCTGCTCGCCGTGGCGCCGCTGTACCACATCGCCGGCATGGTGATGGGCGTGAACCTGCCCGTGTTCACCGGCGCCACCTGCGTGCTGCTCTACCGCTTCGACCCGATGGCCGTGGCCCAGGCGCTGGAGCGCCATCGCGTGACCTGGTGGTACAGCATCGCCCCCATGAACGGCGCGCTCATGCAACTGCCCGGCGCGCGCCAGATGGACTGGAGCGCGCTGCGCCGCAACCCCGTCACGAGCTTCGGCATTACGTTCACCGAGGCGCTGGCGCAGCAGTGGCGCGGCTTCGCGCCCCACTGCATCGCGCACGAGGCCGCCTACGGCCTGAGCGAGACGCACACCGTGGACACCGCCATGCCCGCGCAGGCCATCCGCTGGGGCAGCCAGGGCAAGGCCGTGCCGGGCAACGAGATCCGCATCATCGACCCGGCCAGCGGCGCCCCCCTGCCGCCCGGCGAGGCGGGCGAAATCGCCATCCGCGGCCCCGGCAACTTCAAGGGCTACTGGAACAACCCCGAGGCCACGGCGCAAACCCTGCGCGACGGCTGGGTGCACACCGGCGACATGGGGCGCCTCGACGCCGACGGCTACCTCACCTTCATGGGGCGCTTCAAGGAGATGATCAAGGTCTCGGGCTACAGCGTGTTCCCCGAGGAAGTCGAGGGCATCCTGGCACGGCACCCGGCGGTGGCGCAGGCCGCCGTCATCGGCGTGCCCGACCCCGTCAAGGGCGAGGTGGTGCGCGCCTTCGTGGTGCGCCGGCCGGGCCAGGCAGCCGATGCCGAGGCCCTCGCCGCCTGGTGCCGCGACAGCATGGCGCCCTACAAGGTGCCGCGCGAGGTGCACTTCCTCGACGCCCTGCCCGCCACCGGCGCCGGCAAGGTGCTGCGCCGCCTGCTGCGCGACATGGGGTGAAAATCCACTCCAACCCTTTTCCAGCAAGCGCTGGCAGCTATCGAATCGGAAGCACTATGTTCCAAAGAGTCTTGGTCGCCAACCGTGGCGAAATCGCGCTGCGCCTGGTGCGCGCGCTGCAGGAGCTGGGCGTGGCCAGCGTCGCCGTGTACGCGCAGGACGACGCCGGGGCCCCCCATGTGGCCGCCGCCGACGTGGCCGTGCCGCTGCAGGCCAGTGGCCCCGCCGCCTACCTCGACGG belongs to Acidovorax sp. YS12 and includes:
- a CDS encoding AMP-binding protein produces the protein MNAFAPAQDAPASPYAPAVPLHDLLRQHARATPGRAAYLWYGRAITWAELDAASDAFAARLQALGVRPGEPVALFMNNCPQYLMAHYGIQKMGAIVCPCGPLNKEHELGHQLGDLGARVIVAADTLLPVVEKVRASTALAHVFVVRHADWLPEGAPAIDVPAELLAQQGAAAPVPAGCEDFRAVVQAGGQPRPVAIGLDDVALMTYTSGTTGLPKGAMLSYANAHFKTAASALCNDVQASDVLLAVAPLYHIAGMVMGVNLPVFTGATCVLLYRFDPMAVAQALERHRVTWWYSIAPMNGALMQLPGARQMDWSALRRNPVTSFGITFTEALAQQWRGFAPHCIAHEAAYGLSETHTVDTAMPAQAIRWGSQGKAVPGNEIRIIDPASGAPLPPGEAGEIAIRGPGNFKGYWNNPEATAQTLRDGWVHTGDMGRLDADGYLTFMGRFKEMIKVSGYSVFPEEVEGILARHPAVAQAAVIGVPDPVKGEVVRAFVVRRPGQAADAEALAAWCRDSMAPYKVPREVHFLDALPATGAGKVLRRLLRDMG
- a CDS encoding TetR/AcrR family transcriptional regulator, which translates into the protein MGITNATPGARPDTPARPAPARGRQRTATPGSDAKRERILQVAQGLFAAQGYAHTTMEQIVQALGVTKPYVYYYFRDKRDIFEVLSWRPAVACFTAMDFAPDDARPAHEKVMEGLERLIRATIAHYPAAFFPYREPQVYRPEYLAAQKRLANHFYAQLCALLEEGRRAGTFDFGETRITAQAACSLPGFLYAWYRPDGRLPPDAVVRELTQLAGRVLGLRPARAHG